From a single Miscanthus floridulus cultivar M001 chromosome 8, ASM1932011v1, whole genome shotgun sequence genomic region:
- the LOC136469844 gene encoding uncharacterized protein, which produces MASPSSSKAANGLNPIAFISHIPPLEGGNYRLWREKYELALALSENNLALTSLCPTEPVDLVREENKSDADFTARQRDYAKVRMKYDVERKKWDISNRKCLMVAKSTISDAIRGSILDCDTATEYLKKVESQFTSSSKTSTNTLIKKSFNEKYTGGGIREHILKMSNTASKRKPMDLGLKDKFLIHLFFASLPKKI; this is translated from the exons ATGGCTAGCCCATCTTCCTCGAAGGCGGCCAATG GACTTAACCCAATAGCATTCATCTCGCACATACcacctcttgaagggggcaactataggttatggcgagagaagtatgaactagcacttgcgctgtctgaAAATAACCTAGCGCTTACCTCCCTGTGTCCTACTGAGCCCGTGGACCTGGTGAGGGAAGAAAATAagtctgatgctgatttcactgctcgacaGCGAGATTATGCAAAAGTGCGGATGAAGTATGATGTCGAACGCaagaaatgggacatttcaaaccgcaagtgcttgatggtggctaagtccacaattTCAGATGCTATAAGGGGGTCTATCCTAGACTGTGATACCGCCACGGAGTAtcttaagaaagtggagagtcagttcactagtTCTTCAAAGACTTCTACCAATACATTGATTAAGAAATCGTTCAATGAGAAATATACTGGTGGTGGTATCAGAGAGCatatattgaagatgagcaacacagcTTCGAAGCGAAAGCCAATGGATTTAGGGCTCAAGGATAAATTCCTGATTCATTtgttttttgcttccttgccaaagaaaATATGA